catgtgatacatgaagggctgcaatgccagataccaccgagttatccgggcattgctgtccttcattgtgcttaaccacttgagtggggcgtggtctgtgaccagatcgaatgagtgtcccagcaggtagtatcgtaaagagtgagtagcccatttaatggccaaacactctttttcgactacggagtagttgcgttcccgaggtaacatttttttactgaggtataatatcgggtgttctactccagctactttttgggacaagactgcacccaaacctacatccgatgcgtcggtgtggaggatgaatctcttggtgaaatccggtgtgataagagtgggggcctggcaaagtgtacgcttaatagtatcaaacgctccctgacactcagctgaccatttaattaaatttggagcactctttttggtgaggtcgactaacgggttaaccactgtggcgtactcggggatgaagcggcggtaataaccggctaagcccagtagtgacctcacctgagtcttggttttggggatcgctgcatcaaccaaagcctggattttggtgactacaggtctcacccttccattccccattaaaaatcccaaatattgagtctctgttttggcaaacgcacatttcctcaagttagctgtcagccgggctgcccttagagactgaagaacggctgcaaccctagccaaatgctctcgccaggtggagctgtaaatcaccacatcatcaatatacgctgctgcatattcatgatgtgggcgtaaaacctggtccatcagtctctgaaaggcagcgggcgcaccatgtagcccaaacggcatggttttaaagtggaacagcccttctggtgttgaaaatgcggttttctctctggagctgcgggttaaagggatttgccagtatcccttcgtcaggtccagagtggaaataaacctcgcttttcccagtctgtctaaaagttcgtcgacccgaggcatgggatatgcatcgaacttagcaatagcgttcacctttctgaaatccacacagaagcggttggtgccgtctttcttagccactatgacaattcggactgcaccactcgctcctggaaggctcaatcaccccaagctcgagcatatcccatacctctttgcgaacgccacttcgtcgactttccgggatccggtacggtctctctcgcactgtgacacctggtggagagataatgtcatattcaactaagtttgtcctgccgggcacgtcagaaaaaacatcgctgaactcctcaataagcttacgcagctctctttgctgatccggaaccaattgttcccccatagaaatcgttcttgtgctcggggtctctggacagggacctaaatcatcctccatattgcctggggctataaataagacctcccttgcctgccagggctttaacaaattgacatgataaatttcacgttcattttggcgatcgggctgtctaatttcataatttactttccctatagcccgaatcacctcatacggcccctgccatttagcacacagtttcgattcagatgagggaagtagcagcattaccttgtcccctggtcgaaaggttcgaatccgtgcatttttgttgtaatgctgctgttgtcggtgctgagccgatctgaggttgtcttgggccaaacgaccgaccaaatccagccgatctcgtagtaggagcacatgcttcactacatttttggacaagcctttgtgctcctcccacccctctctcagcaggtcgagaatgccgcgaggctgccggccgtacaggagctcaaagggggagaaccccgttgaactctgcggcacttctctcaccgcaaaaaggaggtagggaagaagcgatgcccaatgtttctgctcctgtgttacaaatcgcctcagcatcgactttaaggtctgattaaaacgttcaaccaaaccgtccgattgtggatgataaacggacgtcctgatgggacgtatttttaatattttgtacacctgctgtaacgtattggacaaaaaattggttccgtgatcagtcaaaatctccttggggatccctactctagccataatctgcgctaactcggtggctattgcagctgcactagtggacctcaatggaactgcctctgggtatcgcgttgcataatccaccactactaatatatgcgtatacccagagtcagaaggtagcaatgggcccattatgtccattgcaatgcgctcgaacggagtggaaataatcggcagtgggatcaaaggagcggggcgcactcgacctggcgctactcgctggcagtctgggcatgtggctacatatttcgacacatcagtatgaagaccgagccaatagaatcgagccaatattcgctccctcgtcttctcggctccgaggtgccccgcaaaagggatatcatgcgccagcctcatgacctcggtccgacaagacgggggaaccaataattgtgttacaggctgtcctgtgcccgcggctaggtttaccctatatagtaattgcccctttatactgaaatgtggatatactagcggcccagcgccatcaacatccttaccttcaatggaccggacctgcccccaagcgtgcaccagtgacgggtcgttcttttggccccacactaggtccgcgcttgagtaccacgggtccggtacattgagaggggctggaataacctctgccctagtcggcccagtaacctcgctctctcggtcacactgcgttcccactcccttcgactggcgtttgttaccattacagcactctcccaccagaccccagccttgtctcaaagacgctccctcccatttcgcggtccgtctctccttatttgtttttctaggacggaacagaggggaaaacatttcaggatgaaaaggaaacacatcaccaatccgttcctttttccctttttctgccacgtttacgtgtgtggctgagactgccattatttgcaccaattctttgaattttggccagtctcggcccagaataactgggtgcggcaacctttccgccaccccgactacaaggtgacgttttatcggtcctaccgataaatacacttttagtgtggggtatgccgccgtgtctccatggatacaggagatggccacctgaccttgtggccgccacgacataccgcccaagagagctgtcctgatcaaggtttgctcacaccctgtgtccactaacgcgtgggttttcacattccctaaaaccacgtcaatcagacagggcccctcccaaccgttttccccctgcttacccgttccaggtgtccagttgcatgcagccacgtcacactccatagcagcggggcatgacctggccctatgtcctggctggttacacctaaaacagagtggagggacagagggggcataggttaaatatctgtcccgctgctggtagggcaacggggcaggggcaacacctctaccccagctgggggccaacctcggtctccatgggggggaggcaagggggcccaacggggtcggcggtctgggaggtctgggtgccgggaccgagggtgatggtggtggtgttggaggagagggagggagaggttggttcctcagcagggcaggggctgacaggatcccgacccgggctgacgtcaaagagtcctcaaaatcttcggccaatttgaccgcctcctccagggtgtcagggttgtggcgccgtacccacgcctgagtttcggcgccgaccacatggcagaattgttccaccacaatggcttcccccatttgttgagcggtcttcttctctggggtcagccaatggaccatgtggtcgcacaaccgctgtgccaccaccctggggcgtgtctccggggctctccggtactcgcggaaccgcgtccggtgggtctccgcggtgatgttgagacgacggaggatagcctgcttgactaggtcatagtcagtggcgtactggtcgctcagggcttggtaagctgcctgcgcttccccgaccaggcaaggtcctagctggcttgcccagaactcccgaggccatcccgccgcggttgccagccgctcgaacgccaccaaaaatgcctccggatcatcctccgccgtcattttcatggcccttgccttcggggccgacatcaatgatgttccggtaggggtcgctcctgcagcaacgatcagccctacccgttcaatgagcgccgtatagcgctcctccctccgtctctcctctgcatcccgtcttgtctccagtgcctgcagtaGCTCCGCCAGctcgttgcggtccatagtcccgtgttctgacaccacgtgtggcaaagtggctagtggaggggaacaggtatagcggtgatgcgatgcaggagtgacaggcagacaacagtttccagtgaaaaggtgcttttatttataatccaggtctggtgaccgttaaataataaatccccggctatacacaacaatgtgtaaagcacggggatagcaataataggacacagtcccaaacaaaacgaacacacggtcaccagtcctgggtgagtgcagacgtgcttgtggtgggtgaagacactgtattttgtgacggttccgtgcagtggtgatccggattgtgctgaccctggtcgacagctccggataggtgagttaactgtctggtggtgaaaaacgcagacaattacaaacaaacacaacacataattcctctttacaacgagagctcctctctcgatccttctctctccaagcattaacccaaacgaaggagaagatcagcgttaccctggcccctatatgtaatcccgcatgatatcgagataaacagttgcagctgccttattacttgcagctgcctctcgtttacctctcaaatcaatacggtcttataACAGAGTcacgcttccctccaggctgacccacttccctgacccggaaacgaactgtcaggccagcccttccagatacttctcctcccgttctttagcgccctcacaggttgggaggaagattcatcaccagaactcatctttccgtcacatggtcacaaaagcaaagtttgtggggaataatagccattttctatacttttgaggcataagcaattaggaaataacacttactacccaggaacaaaaaatgtgttacatggtgttatacattttatttaatttagaactGAATATTAAAgaacttaatataaaaacatgttagtaAAACGTGGTATTTCTAATGGTGTTTCTAAGTTTTAGAAACATTATTTAGACAAGAACAACAAAGTTATATCAAATATGCAACTTGGTGGGGACCCGGAGGGTTATAACAGACACACATCATGCAATTTGATTACACAAGAAGCTTTGGTCTGAGTTATTTCTAACTAGGTGTGGCAGGGGAAAAGCCCTGCCGGTGCacaagtgtgtttgtgtggggaatactgggttggcagggagggggttacatttatccctgtcaaaacatgtgggaatgaGCCACAGGTGTTAGAGAGAATAAGTAGGATTTGTGATAGAGGTGGTCTGTGTTACATGTTCCGTGCTTTGCTGTCTGTGTGTTTACATTTCGTGAGTTTTTgtaaatccttttgttttggccttcgagctgtttgttttgtaaagtgtagttttgtttgtgttttgtccatgtgtggtccagtggttaaagtccagggattGTAACCGGAAGGTCACTGGTTCCAATCCCTCCTCTGCCActgattgactcactgtgtgaccctgagcaaatcacttaacctccttgcactccatcctgtggatgagatgttaaatcaatgtcctattgtaagtgactctgtaaagttctttgtgatagtgatccactatgaaatgagctatataaagatattattataattattattattattaaaagagtgCATTAGCGTATTTAACCTTGCAGCTTTCTGTCTGTCCCTGCCAAAACCACCTGGGATGTCACCCTAGGGttgatcatattttttaaatgggcttGAATGCATTTAAAGGTTTATGATATGTGAGAATGTCACTATTCCAGATTTTTGTTTGATGAactgtactgaaaaataaaaaataaacagaaggggAACTCTTATGTCAGTCTGATTGGATGAATTGTTTACTAAATTCTTCTACAATTCTTAAACACTTCCTTTTACAGAAAGTCCTCCCTTATCTACCTATGTGGGCGTGTAAAGAACACAATACATAAACCCTCTGAGAGCCTTTGAGGAAACCACTGGATAAAATAGACCAGGAGCAGCTCATTGTGTAGCAATACTGTAAGTAGCACCTCTTCTTTTATACTAAAGGATTGCATGGCTAGATTATTGAACAGGAAACCTGTCTGTTCTGGAAATAGAGTAAAAAGGAGCAGAGTCACCTTCATATGTTCGTTGGATATACAAATGAAAGATGGAAAAAGGGAACATCTGTCTGTGTTTGAGGAATCCCTTTTCTCAATCTTTGCTTCCATTTCTGGGAATCTGTTATTCCGACTGTCTATTAATTTAATGCTGTAAAcaatgtgttaaataataattattattatatttttacaacCAAAATGTGTATGACCTGCTTCAGGAGCTATGTATAGTTTTTGTGGCTAACCAATGATAGGTTGTTGATACAATCCCTCCCCTCAATCCACTTGCAGGTGTTGACTTGGTAAGTGAAGCAAATTTCACTTGAGagacaataaaaacatttagagaaATGCAATTGTGTGTAAATGAACACAAAATCACTGTTAAAAATCAGAATATTCATATTTcttggttttctgttttttttccccccctttagGAAAGGGGGGGGAAAAAGTGAACTTGGTAGAGTAGATAACATCCtttgatttgtattatttaaaatgctgtgaagCAAATGTATGTCGAGCACCAGGCAAGAATGAATAATGAGGGGATTACGAAAGAGTAAGGCTAATCCcagaaagttatttacaaactctGGCTCTGTATTTCCTTACAGAATTCGTGCCATGGAaggcaatgcttcagacagcgCTTCAAATTATGAACCTCCTTCCAACTGCACCAACGTTGATACTCTAATGAAGAGGTATTATCTCCCAGCAATGTATAGTACAATATTCATTGTGGGCTTATTGGGAAACCTGTTCGCCATCACAGTATATCTGGTCAAGATGAGACCATGGAAGAGCAGAGGCATCATCATGTTTAACCTTGTGGTAACagattttctgtatatgttgacTCTGCCGTTTTTGGTATACTATTACACCAATGGCGATTCCTGGACCATGGGAGATTTCATGTGCAGGTTTGTGCGCTTCGCTTTCCACTTCAACCTCTACGGGAGCATCCTGTTCCTCACCTGCCTCAGTGTCTTTCGCTACGTCGCCATTGTCTACCCCTATCGAACTCAGGAGGTGCAACAGAAACGGTGGGGCATCCTTCTTTGCACCATTGTCTGGGCAACTGCAGCAGTGGCAGTCACCCCCATGACGACAATGATCTCTCTGGTTGAATTGCAGAATGTTACGCAATGCTTAGATTTTGCGAGCAATGACTTGGAAACAGTTTGGTGGTATGGCTGGCTTTTGACAGTGCTGGGGTTTCTTGTACCCTTAGCGATTGTATGCATGTGCCACTTCAGCATTGTACGGGCACTGAACACAGGGCCTCACACTCAGAGTGAGTGCAGGATAAAGGCCCGACGTCATGTCGTCCTCATCATAgttgtgtttgtgctgtgctttCTGCCTTTTCATATATCAAGAGCCATCCGGGTGGAAACCAGGAGACCTGAGTTTGACTGTCTTGTGATGAGGCGAGCTCATGCAGCATACATCTTCT
The Polyodon spathula isolate WHYD16114869_AA chromosome 9, ASM1765450v1, whole genome shotgun sequence genome window above contains:
- the LOC121320898 gene encoding 2-oxoglutarate receptor 1-like; this translates as MEGNASDSASNYEPPSNCTNVDTLMKRYYLPAMYSTIFIVGLLGNLFAITVYLVKMRPWKSRGIIMFNLVVTDFLYMLTLPFLVYYYTNGDSWTMGDFMCRFVRFAFHFNLYGSILFLTCLSVFRYVAIVYPYRTQEVQQKRWGILLCTIVWATAAVAVTPMTTMISLVELQNVTQCLDFASNDLETVWWYGWLLTVLGFLVPLAIVCMCHFSIVRALNTGPHTQSECRIKARRHVVLIIVVFVLCFLPFHISRAIRVETRRPEFDCLVMRRAHAAYIFFRPVAGLHTFFNLALNTTAGDQFQKACAELFNCFRCESKRKEVCNVAVIS